From a region of the Vibrio ostreae genome:
- a CDS encoding SDR family oxidoreductase, which yields MEDQKVAIITGGGRGIGAATAKLFSQNGYAVCINYKSDSEAATYLAKDITSQGGKCIVVQADVSQESDVLRLFDTVDKELGSLTVLVNNAGILQKQMRLEEMSADRINAILINNVTSYFLCSREAVKRMSKSYGGLGGAIINVSSGAARSGSPNEYIDYAASKGAIDTLTKGLSLEVAAEGIRVNCVRPGLIYTDMHADGGEPGRIERLKSKIPLQRGGLPEEVAEAIYWLASEKSTFSTGNYLDLTGGL from the coding sequence ATGGAAGATCAAAAAGTAGCAATTATCACCGGTGGGGGGCGGGGGATTGGTGCTGCCACTGCAAAATTGTTTTCTCAAAATGGTTACGCAGTATGCATCAATTATAAGTCTGACTCGGAAGCTGCAACCTACTTAGCTAAGGACATTACATCTCAAGGAGGCAAATGCATTGTAGTGCAGGCCGATGTATCTCAAGAATCGGATGTGCTTCGCTTGTTTGATACTGTTGACAAAGAGTTAGGTTCTTTGACCGTACTAGTAAACAATGCCGGTATCCTACAGAAACAGATGCGATTAGAAGAAATGAGCGCTGATAGAATCAATGCCATTCTTATCAATAACGTAACCAGTTATTTTTTGTGTAGTCGTGAAGCCGTCAAACGAATGTCAAAGAGTTATGGCGGGCTAGGTGGTGCTATTATTAATGTTTCTTCGGGAGCTGCACGTTCTGGTTCTCCAAATGAATATATTGATTATGCTGCATCAAAGGGAGCGATTGACACATTAACAAAAGGTTTGTCGTTAGAAGTGGCTGCCGAAGGAATCAGGGTTAACTGTGTTCGTCCCGGATTAATTTACACAGATATGCATGCTGATGGAGGAGAGCCTGGACGGATAGAGAGGTTAAAAAGCAAAATCCCACTTCAGCGAGGAGGTTTGCCTGAAGAGGTCGCTGAAGCAATTTATTGGTTAGCATCTGAAAAATCGACGTTTTCAACGGGTAACTATCTGGATTTAACAGGTGGTTTATAA
- a CDS encoding diguanylate cyclase codes for MTTDKFIDNQVQQEKEAIQHDIALVRYSIEANIFRDTYLADSFASVVALDPQFAIHNWNKVGEQFLAKAQLIRNISLAPNDVIHYVYPLQSNEKAIGLDFRTVPHQYKTVQIARQNKKVFLAGPLELVQGGKAIIARYPIFTDVPYNTQYWGGLSVVISYDKLIALSNLHNIKGADIALVANGHDEIEQRLIEGNRAVLSDFDIQYPISLPNGSWTLFAKYKDLHEIENINSFKSLFMTLGTIIFAAGFLLIVFFISNYFRAQKHSLQDDLTHLPNRRYLFNELNRIMAKNSANIVFTILNIDLNKFKKINDTYGHEAGDAVLKHIAMLLQKSTRSSDFISRMGGDEFIVILPRMHNPDDVEQLIDKIQLLIKTSPLQWQGEQIPLSSSVGFYTFKGKADKSIIHEILSKADKSMYQNKNEMRASDQL; via the coding sequence TTGACGACGGATAAGTTTATTGACAACCAGGTCCAGCAAGAAAAAGAAGCCATCCAACACGACATCGCCTTAGTCAGATACAGTATCGAGGCTAACATCTTTCGCGACACCTACCTGGCAGACAGCTTCGCCTCCGTGGTGGCGCTCGATCCCCAATTCGCGATCCACAACTGGAACAAAGTAGGTGAGCAATTCCTGGCAAAAGCGCAACTAATCAGGAACATAAGTTTAGCGCCGAACGATGTAATCCATTATGTTTACCCACTGCAAAGCAACGAAAAAGCAATTGGACTGGACTTCCGAACCGTCCCCCATCAGTACAAAACCGTGCAAATTGCCAGACAGAATAAAAAAGTCTTCCTGGCAGGGCCGTTAGAACTGGTCCAGGGCGGCAAAGCGATTATCGCCCGCTATCCGATATTTACCGATGTACCTTACAATACCCAGTATTGGGGCGGTTTGAGCGTGGTGATTAGCTACGACAAACTGATTGCCCTGTCCAACCTGCATAACATTAAAGGAGCGGACATAGCGCTGGTTGCCAACGGCCATGATGAGATCGAACAGAGATTAATTGAAGGTAATAGAGCCGTTCTGTCTGATTTTGACATCCAGTATCCGATAAGTCTGCCTAACGGCAGCTGGACTCTGTTTGCCAAATATAAAGACCTACATGAGATTGAGAACATAAACAGCTTCAAAAGTCTGTTTATGACACTGGGCACCATTATCTTTGCAGCCGGTTTTCTGCTGATCGTATTTTTTATCAGTAACTATTTTCGTGCTCAGAAACATTCTTTGCAGGATGACCTCACCCATTTACCGAACCGCCGTTATCTGTTCAATGAGCTTAACCGCATCATGGCGAAAAATAGCGCCAACATTGTGTTTACGATTCTAAATATTGACCTCAACAAGTTCAAAAAGATCAACGATACTTACGGCCATGAAGCCGGCGACGCCGTGTTAAAACACATCGCAATGTTGCTACAAAAATCGACACGTTCATCGGACTTTATCTCCAGAATGGGCGGGGACGAGTTCATTGTCATTCTGCCACGCATGCACAACCCGGACGATGTTGAGCAACTGATTGATAAAATACAGCTTTTAATTAAGACTTCACCGCTGCAGTGGCAAGGCGAACAGATTCCGTTATCCTCCAGCGTTGGGTTCTATACATTCAAGGGCAAAGCGGATAAGTCGATCATCCACGAAATTCTGTCCAAAGCAGATAAAAGCATGTATCAGAACAAAAATGAGATGCGAGCCAGCGATCAGCTCTGA
- a CDS encoding DUF4865 family protein produces MIAMQYRIVLPSDYPMEKIETRIREKGNLLDGYPGLVFKAYLYARKDAEYYSNSNSYAPFYVWKDHHSMVTFLRSEGFNGLCEQFGRPEVRMWFIEDEPTIPNSKCSLACIDHQVCEDADIHGVNFTSWETVSISWFSQPELAEKMSGDIYSIGYIAHG; encoded by the coding sequence ATGATAGCAATGCAATATAGAATCGTTCTGCCATCGGATTATCCGATGGAAAAAATAGAAACTCGTATCAGAGAAAAAGGAAATTTGTTAGATGGATACCCCGGTTTAGTTTTTAAGGCCTACCTTTATGCACGAAAAGATGCTGAATATTATTCCAACAGCAACAGTTATGCTCCATTTTACGTATGGAAAGATCATCACTCTATGGTGACTTTTCTGAGAAGTGAAGGATTTAACGGATTGTGTGAGCAATTTGGTCGACCGGAAGTCAGGATGTGGTTTATCGAGGATGAACCAACAATACCAAATTCAAAATGTTCGCTTGCATGTATAGACCATCAGGTCTGTGAGGATGCGGATATTCATGGTGTTAACTTTACCTCCTGGGAAACGGTGAGTATCTCGTGGTTCAGTCAACCAGAGTTAGCTGAGAAAATGAGCGGCGACATCTATTCTATCGGTTATATCGCCCACGGTTAA
- a CDS encoding LysR substrate-binding domain-containing protein has product MRSLDLDALRCFVLGIELGSFATAAERLNRSPSAASAQLKKLEQQCHTPLVTKIGRHLEPTEAGEIILAYARRMLQLNDEALNQLVENSLTGKVVFGLQEDFSDVLLPQLLGVFSRSHPNLQLQSIVGRHQELMDGIQSGELDFSLGWRGEKSAPYSELLAELPLYWFGPANKYFKEPIDTSKPVPLVMLDGACTIRQQATAALDRDGIPWKITFVGRSLSNLWSAVDAGLGITVRSSFSHPNNISKLDGLPTLGKLRLCLDRNQYKLEKVQSQLYDELKQQLILYLEKQTD; this is encoded by the coding sequence ATGCGAAGTCTGGATTTAGATGCCTTACGATGTTTTGTCCTAGGAATTGAGTTAGGCAGTTTTGCAACTGCGGCTGAACGACTTAATCGTTCACCTTCTGCAGCCAGCGCCCAACTAAAAAAGCTTGAGCAGCAGTGCCATACACCATTAGTGACCAAAATCGGCCGACACCTGGAGCCTACTGAAGCAGGTGAAATCATTCTGGCTTATGCCCGGCGCATGCTTCAGTTAAATGACGAAGCTCTGAACCAGTTAGTGGAAAATTCATTGACGGGAAAAGTAGTTTTTGGTTTACAAGAAGATTTTAGTGATGTGCTATTGCCACAACTGTTAGGTGTATTTTCTCGCTCACATCCAAACTTACAATTGCAATCCATTGTTGGGCGCCATCAGGAGCTGATGGATGGCATTCAATCTGGTGAGTTAGATTTTTCATTAGGCTGGAGAGGTGAGAAATCGGCGCCATATAGTGAGCTTCTGGCAGAATTACCACTGTACTGGTTTGGGCCAGCAAACAAATATTTTAAAGAACCTATTGATACCTCAAAACCTGTACCATTGGTTATGCTTGATGGCGCTTGCACGATCAGACAACAAGCCACAGCAGCATTAGATCGAGATGGAATTCCGTGGAAAATCACCTTTGTTGGCCGAAGTCTGAGCAACTTATGGAGTGCTGTTGATGCTGGATTAGGAATTACGGTGCGCTCTTCTTTCAGTCACCCGAATAATATTAGTAAGTTGGATGGTTTACCGACACTAGGAAAGCTTAGGTTGTGCCTCGATCGTAACCAATATAAGTTAGAAAAAGTACAAAGCCAGTTATATGACGAATTAAAACAACAACTTATTCTTTATCTCGAAAAACAAACTGATTAA
- a CDS encoding LysR family transcriptional regulator, translating into MDRLLLMTCFVRTVETGSFSAAGRDLGLGQPNVSRYVAALENYLQTRLLNRSTRKLALTPEGERYYVEARRILEAVEESESSLRDNIAPSGLLRVACPTALAHTFLVPHLASFLECYPELTLDLQINDRYVNLVDEGAELAIRIGHLDDSAMRARRLAMFERVCVASKAYLAKRGIPKTPNELREHDCLIYTLLSTGSTWHFKGEDIPVSGRLRVSSPEAIRACVNSGLGIAQGPEWLYEEGLKNGNLQLLLSDYTAPPVPIQAVYLANRLLPKRAVVFMDFVASIFANKSTLTTQ; encoded by the coding sequence ATGGATCGATTATTGTTGATGACGTGTTTCGTTCGCACGGTTGAGACTGGAAGTTTTTCGGCGGCTGGGCGAGATTTGGGGCTAGGGCAACCTAACGTCAGCCGTTATGTTGCAGCGCTTGAGAATTACCTACAAACCAGATTACTTAACCGTTCAACCCGCAAACTTGCTCTGACTCCAGAAGGAGAACGCTATTATGTAGAGGCGCGGCGTATTCTTGAAGCCGTGGAGGAATCCGAGTCCTCATTGCGGGATAACATTGCTCCATCTGGGTTATTGCGGGTTGCCTGTCCGACGGCACTGGCACATACATTCTTGGTTCCACATCTAGCAAGTTTTCTGGAATGTTATCCAGAATTGACACTCGATCTCCAAATTAATGATCGCTATGTCAATTTAGTCGACGAGGGGGCTGAGCTGGCGATTCGCATTGGTCATCTGGACGACAGCGCAATGCGGGCGCGCCGTTTGGCAATGTTCGAACGGGTGTGTGTGGCAAGCAAAGCTTATTTGGCCAAACGGGGCATCCCCAAAACGCCAAATGAACTGAGAGAGCACGATTGCTTGATTTATACTCTGCTGTCAACGGGATCCACATGGCATTTTAAGGGAGAAGATATCCCTGTTTCTGGGAGGTTGCGAGTGAGTTCTCCGGAAGCCATACGTGCATGTGTAAATTCAGGACTAGGGATCGCCCAAGGCCCAGAATGGCTATACGAGGAAGGACTGAAAAATGGTAATCTTCAACTACTACTGAGTGATTACACAGCTCCACCAGTGCCCATTCAAGCTGTTTATCTGGCCAATCGCCTTCTTCCCAAACGAGCCGTTGTTTTCATGGATTTCGTTGCGAGTATATTTGCCAACAAGTCGACACTCACAACGCAATGA